From a single Lytechinus variegatus isolate NC3 chromosome 9, Lvar_3.0, whole genome shotgun sequence genomic region:
- the LOC121421471 gene encoding uncharacterized protein LOC121421471 gives MMATLVFILVLTLASCAAKIMYMYAREGEMVLLEFVYPCNSTITLQYGNRAPCYSSAKPKHMSMPPNQRLAFENVSEVCSVQWTIDPVSRDEAGTYILTTYKNGIILTDFPIIGLRIGYPPGQASCEIGDYHQDEEWISLQCTALLGTLSGGIYCYQQGLRLPKRNDLIETPKNLKQNILARHDSFVHCCSSMLDQIKDKCNCTDWGWDPISDTIFAVVDPCPEVSTELQTSVPEPPTPDFNVTEANVLNDTVTTETVKYPNSNKNMYIAHWIMGSISIIITITIWSIIVYKRRRVPLENNSPTSESRAPCLPNQNENETSFSNGTTLIRSC, from the coding sequence atgatggCCACACTTGTTTTCATATTAGTACTAACACTAGCTTCCTGTGCTGctaaaataatgtacatgtatgcacgaGAGGGAGAAATGGTGCTGCTAGAATTTGTATACCCATGCAACAGTACAATAACATTACAATATGGGAACAGGGCTCCATGCTACAGTTCTGCGAAACCAAAGCATATGTCCATGCCACCAAACCAGAGACTTGCATTTGAGAATGTGAGTGAAGTCTGTTCTGTTCAATGGACAATTGATCCAGTTTCAAGAGATGAAGCAGGCACCTACATCTTGACGACTTACAAGAATGGCATCATTCTAACAGACTTTCCAATAATTGGTCTACGCATTGGATATCCTCCAGGGCAGGCCTCATGTGAAATAGGTGATTATCATCAAGATGAAGAATGGATATCATTGCAATGTACAGCTCTACTGGGAACTTTGTCAGGAGGTATTTACTGCTATCAACAAGGACTGCGCTTACCAAAGAGAAATGACCTTATAGAAACTCCTAAGAATCTCAAACAAAACATATTAGCAAGGCATGATAGCTTTGTCCATTGCTGTTCTTCTATGCTAGATCAAATCAAGGACAAGTGTAATTGTACTGATTGGGGGTGGGATCCAATAAGTGATACAATCTTTGCAGTGGTGGATCCTTGCCCTGAAGTATCTACAGAACTTCAAACATCAGTTCCTGAACCTCCAACTCCAGACTTTAATGTCACTGAGGCTAATGTACTAAATGATACAGTTACAACAGAGACAGTGAAATACCccaacagcaacaaaaacatgtatattgcaCACTGGATAATGGGTTCcatatctattattattacaatcacTATTTGGAGCATTATTGTGTATAAACGAAGGAGGGTCCCATTAGAAAACAACAGCCCAACGTCAGAGAGTAGAGCTCCATGCTTaccaaatcaaaatgaaaatgaaacatctTTCAGTAATGGAACAACCCTTATCAGGTCATGTTAG